Part of the Phycisphaerae bacterium genome, ACCTCGACGGCCAGGCCACCGTCGAAGCGGTCCAATTCCTGGCCGACCTCATCCTCAAGCACCGGGTCGCTCCCAGCATCGCCGAGCGGAAGATACTCGGCGGAGATGCCTTCCTGAACGGCAAGGCGGCCATGGATCTCAAGGGACACTGGACGTTGATCGACTACCACGCCCCAGACCGCCGACTGGACGTCGGCGTGGTCGGCCTGCCCACCCGGACCGGCAAGCCGGTGACGATCATATACGTCACCGGCATCGCCATCAGCCGGTCAACTCGGCACGCCGATCTCGCCTGGGAGTACCTCAAGTACATGACCAGCGCCCAGGTGCAGATCAAGCGGGTGGCCTCCGGCCTGGCCATCTCCGGCAATCGCAAGGCCGCGGACTTCTACCGGGCCAGGGACGATCAGGACAATCCCATCGAGGCGGAGTTCCATCAGGCGGTTGAGTACGCCCGGCCTGCCTGGGGTGCGACGGTCGAGAACTTCCCGATGTGCGAGGCCTTCGGCCAGGAGATGATGGAAGACATTCTGTACGGTGCGGCCGCGGTGCCCGAGGCAACCCGGCGGGCGGCCCAATACATGGACGCGGTGCTTGCCCCATGATTTCCGAACGGCCTCGAAACAACTGGCGCGGCTATCTGTTCATCGCTCCGGCGACGATCTACCTCGCCGTGTTCTCGTTGATTCCGGTGGCGTTCGCCGCCTACCTCAGCCTGCACCGCTGGCACTTGCTCAAGAGCGACCACCCCTTTGTCGGATGCGGAAACTACACCGCACTCGCGGCCAACCCCCTGTTCCGCGGAGCCGTGTGGAACACCCTGGTCTACGCCATGGCCAGCGTGCCCCTCGGCGTGGTCTCCGCACTCGTCGTGGCCATGCTGGTCAGTAGGCCGCTCAAGGCCATCGGCGTGTTCCGGGTCCTCTACTACATCCCCGCGGTCTGCTCTCAGGTCGCCCTGTCCATGGTCTGGATCTGGATTCTACTTCCGGAGAAAGGTCTGATCAGCCATGGCATCCGATTCCTCAACCTCCTCACCGAGACGGTCGGCAGCATCGGCGGCGTGGACCTCTCGATCTTCCATATCGATCTCGGTACCGATCTCCTGGCCATGCGCGGCTGGGCTATGGCCGCCTTGGTGTTGATGAGCATGTGGATCGGACTTGGGCCTCGCATGGTGATCTTCATCGCGGGCCTGCAGGGTATCCCGGAAACACTCTACGAGGCCGCCGATCTGGACGGCTGCAATCGATGGCAGCGATTCTGGTACGTGACGCTGCCCCAACTCGCCCCGACCATGCTCTTCGTCACCGTCACCACAACCATTGCCGCCTTCCAGCTCTTCACACCCGTGTACATGATGACCCAGGGCGGCCCGCAACGCACGACCGACGTGGTCTCGTTCCACATTTTCCAGGAGGCCTGGCGCAAGTACGAAGCAGGCATGGCCAGCGCTCAATCGTATGTCCTCTTCGCCATGATCCTGGTGGTAGCCGCGTTCCAGATCGCCTTGATGCGCAAGGGACTTGATCGTGAGGAGGCGGCCCAATGACCCGACGGGGCATGAAGACCGCACTGCACTATCTGGTGCTGCTGCTGATCGCGGCCAGCACCGTGTTGCCATTCGTGTGGATGTTCTTCACCTCCCTGCACGGGCAGCGGGCCGAACTCCCGACGATGGCGAACCTGTTCTCCCCCGCCGGCGGATACCATTTCGACAACTACCGCTATGTCCTGACCTACGGCGAACTGCCGGTCTGGCGCTTTGCGGTGAACAGCGTGATCGTGACCACCGGCGTGGTTCTGTTCCAGCTGGCCCTGTGCTCCTTGGCCGCGTTCGGATTCGCCCGCCTCCACTTCCGGGGACGCAACTCGATCTTCTTCCTGTTCCTGCTCACCATGATGATTCCCGGCCAGGTGCTCATTGTCCCTCTGTTTCTCATGGTGCAGAAACTCGGCTGGCTCGACAGCTACTGGGGACTGATCATTCCCTATCAGTACCTGAGCACGGCTTTCGGCACGTTCCTGCTTCGCCAGTTCTTCGTGACTATTCCGCACAGCCTGGACGAGGCCGCTCGCCTCGACGGCTGCAGCGAACTGGGCGTGTTCTGGCACGTCATCCTGCCGAGCTCGAAGCCGGCTTTGGCCACCATCGCGGCTTTCGCCTTCATCTGGACGTGGACCGACTTCTACTGGGCTTTGCTCGCGTCAAGTTCGCGAACCATGCGTCCTCTCGAAGTCGGCCTGTCCGCCTTCCGCGACTCCTATGGCATGACCTGCTGGTCGCTGCAGATGACCGCCGCCGTGATCGTCCTGGTGCCCGTCCTGTTGGTGTTTCTCGCTTTGCAACGCTACTTCGTCCGCGGCGTGGTCACGAGCGGGATTAAAGGATAGCAGCTATGTTCCCAATGACCGGCCTTGCCGCTCTGCCCCTGTTGCGGAACTACCGCAGCAGACGGGAGAGCAGTTACGATCGTACCGGCGCGAACCGCGACTGGATGGACATCGAGGGCGGTACAACCAGGACCATCGCGAGGATCGAAGGACCAGGGTGTATCCGCCATATCTGGAACACCATGCTCTTCACCAATGAGGACTACTTCCGGCGAGTCGTGCTGCGGTTCTTCTGGGACGAGTGCCCCGATCCCAGCATCGAATGTCCAGTCGGCGATTTCTTCGGGCTCGGCCACGGCAAGCGCAAGAACTTCGTCACCGCGGTCATGCAGATGAGCCCCCAGGACGGGCGGGCCTTCAACTGCTGGTGGCCGATGCCGTTCCACAAGTCCGCCCGCATCGAAATCGAGAACCCCGGCGACGAGACCTTCCCGTACTACTACTACATCGACTACGAAAGCTACGATTCGCCGGCGGTGCTCGACGGCCAGGCCTTCTTCCACGTCCAGTGGCGGCGGGAGAACCCGACCGGCGCCTGGGGCGACGAGTACAACCACCTCATGCCCGACCGGGCAACCGAATGGCGGGAAAAGCTCCACTTCGGCGGCGACCCGAGAGCGCTCAACAAGTCCAACAGCGACAACTACGTGATGCTCGACGCCGTCGGCGACGGGATCTACTGCGGCGCCCACCTGAACATCGATGTCTTCGAGCGGCAGAAGAACGAGTGGTACGGCGAAGGCGACGACATGATCTTCATCGACGGTGAGCCCTGGCCGCCGTCCCTGCACGGCACCGGCACCGAGGACTGGTGCAACACCGCCTTCGGTCCCTCGCAGGAGTACACCGCGCCGTTCCACGGCATACTGCTCTACAGCGGCGATGAGCGCGGCAAGTGGCGAGGCAAGCAGACCATCTACCGCTACCACATCGAAGACCCGATCCGCTTCCGCAAGTCGATCCACGTCTCCATCGAGCATGGCCACGCCAACAAGCTCGGCAACGACTACAGCAGTACCGCATACTACTACCTGAGTCGGCCGGCTCGAGGCGGGGTTCTGCCTCCCGTCGAGCAGCGGCTACCGCGGCTGGATCCCGTCCAGAACCCGGCTCAGTAAAGCCCGTGCGGCAGACACCCCCGGCCCCACATTCCACCTGAAGCCCCGCCGCCAAGACGGTGAGCCGCGACCGGGCAGGGAGTTCGGACAAGACCCACGCCGGAAGCCCCGCCTTCCGCTTCCAGCGCCTCAGCGAACGAAACCCGCCGTCGCAGAAACACCCGGGCCCCGGCAACCGCCTCCTGCGAGGCGCCTCCGGGGCCCGGGTTTCGTCAATACTCTACCTGCTGCTTCCTACGGATGACCTCGGTCATCAGGGATAGCAGCTCGGGTCGAACGGCGTGACCATGTCATTGCTCAGACACCTCTGGAACAGGCCGAAGTCAACCTGGTCCACATGGCCGTCCGTGTTGAGGTCCGCGCACGAGCAGTCCTCGCCTTCCGGAGGAACCGGCGGGCCCAACATCGGACCCGTGTAGCACGGGACGAAGTAAAGGTCCAGGTCATCCTTGTTGACCTTCCCGTCGTTGTTGCAGTCCGGCCGGAACCGCGGCTTGAACGTCAGCGCAACCAGCGTGCCGGTTGTGTCGCCCTGGAAGAAGTAGATGCGCTGCTTGCCGTCCTCCCCGGTCGGGCCGAGGATCGGGCCGCCCACGGGCGGTGAGGTGGACATGGTGTCGTAATCGAACCAGCGGTCCTGCGGATTCTGCGGCGGGGCTTCCGTGAGCAGCGGGGTAGCCGTCACGTCCATCGCCACCACGTGAGCGCTGCCGCTCTCCGTACTCGTGCCGGTCAGAACGATGCTGTGCCCGCTCTGGTTCTTGAACAGGCCGCCGTAGCCGCGGTTCTCGCGGTACAACTCGTCCATCTGGTAGTACCCGTTACCCGCGAAAGCGCTCGGCGTAGGAGCAGGCCCCTGCCTGATCACGACGTTGTCGACGTAGAGCGGGCCAGAACCGGATGCTCCCGGGCCGACCTCGAAGTCAATGCCCGCAATGGAGACATCGCTCGTTCCCGCCGTGGCCGACTTGTCGCCGAGCTGGAGGGTGACCGTGCCGGCCGCAGGATTGAAAATGTACGCGACGTGTTGCCAGACGCCCGGAGTGACGGCGATCTTGCCGGAATCGCCCGACGTCCCCAACAGCCCGCTGCCGTTGTGCATCACCGTGTACCACCCATTGTAGCTCACGTTGTCCGCCAGCCACATGAAACCCTTGGTATCGGTGAAGTACTGATCCCACTCGATGGTGACGCCGGCCCC contains:
- a CDS encoding DUF2961 domain-containing protein; this encodes MFPMTGLAALPLLRNYRSRRESSYDRTGANRDWMDIEGGTTRTIARIEGPGCIRHIWNTMLFTNEDYFRRVVLRFFWDECPDPSIECPVGDFFGLGHGKRKNFVTAVMQMSPQDGRAFNCWWPMPFHKSARIEIENPGDETFPYYYYIDYESYDSPAVLDGQAFFHVQWRRENPTGAWGDEYNHLMPDRATEWREKLHFGGDPRALNKSNSDNYVMLDAVGDGIYCGAHLNIDVFERQKNEWYGEGDDMIFIDGEPWPPSLHGTGTEDWCNTAFGPSQEYTAPFHGILLYSGDERGKWRGKQTIYRYHIEDPIRFRKSIHVSIEHGHANKLGNDYSSTAYYYLSRPARGGVLPPVEQRLPRLDPVQNPAQ
- a CDS encoding sugar ABC transporter permease — protein: MISERPRNNWRGYLFIAPATIYLAVFSLIPVAFAAYLSLHRWHLLKSDHPFVGCGNYTALAANPLFRGAVWNTLVYAMASVPLGVVSALVVAMLVSRPLKAIGVFRVLYYIPAVCSQVALSMVWIWILLPEKGLISHGIRFLNLLTETVGSIGGVDLSIFHIDLGTDLLAMRGWAMAALVLMSMWIGLGPRMVIFIAGLQGIPETLYEAADLDGCNRWQRFWYVTLPQLAPTMLFVTVTTTIAAFQLFTPVYMMTQGGPQRTTDVVSFHIFQEAWRKYEAGMASAQSYVLFAMILVVAAFQIALMRKGLDREEAAQ
- a CDS encoding carbohydrate ABC transporter permease, which codes for MTRRGMKTALHYLVLLLIAASTVLPFVWMFFTSLHGQRAELPTMANLFSPAGGYHFDNYRYVLTYGELPVWRFAVNSVIVTTGVVLFQLALCSLAAFGFARLHFRGRNSIFFLFLLTMMIPGQVLIVPLFLMVQKLGWLDSYWGLIIPYQYLSTAFGTFLLRQFFVTIPHSLDEAARLDGCSELGVFWHVILPSSKPALATIAAFAFIWTWTDFYWALLASSSRTMRPLEVGLSAFRDSYGMTCWSLQMTAAVIVLVPVLLVFLALQRYFVRGVVTSGIKG